The genomic DNA AAAAAGGCAATTACATCAGCATCCTGCTCAATACTTCCTGATTCACGGATATCTGACATCATTGGACGCTTATCTTGACGCTGCTCTACCCCACGGGAAAGCTGTGATAAGGCAATCACAGGTACTTTCAACTCACGAGCAAGAGCCTTTAAGGAACGGGAGATTTCTGATACTTCTTGCTGACGGTTCTCGCCAGAACGACCACTTCCTAGAATTAGCTGCAAGTAGTCAATTAGAATCATACCTAGACCATGTTCCTGCTTTAATCGGCGGCATTTCGAACGAATATCTGTAATTCTTACCCCTGGGGTGTCATCAATAAAGATACCAGCATTCGATAAGCTTCCCATAGCCATCGTTAGCTTACCCCAGTCCTCATCTGTTAATGAACCCGTTCTAAGCCTTTGTGCATCAATATTTCCTTCTGCACAAAGCAAACGCATAACAAGCTGTTCAGCGCCCATCTCGAGACTAAAAATAGCAATATTCTCACCGGTTTTCGATGCAACGTTTTGCGCAATATTTAAGGCAAAGGCTGTTTTACCAACGGATGGACGTGCTCCTACAATGATTAAATCATTCCGTTGAAACCCTGCTGTCATACGGTCGAGCTCTGAGAACCCTGTTGCTAAACCCGTTACTTCACCCACGCGGTTATTCATGATTTCAATATTGTCATATGTTCGGACAAGAACGTCCTTTATATTATGAAAAGCACCAGCATTTTTTCGACCGGATACTTCTAAAATACTTTTCTCTGCTTCCCCTAATAACACTTCAACTTCGTCTTCTCGTGTGTATCCATCCGTTGCAATCGTTGTTGCAGTACGGATCAATCGCCGAAGCAAAGATTTTTCTTCAACGATCTTAGCATAGTACTCTATATTGGCAGCTGTCGGGACCGAACCAGCTAATTCACTTAAATAACTAACTCCACCAGTATCTTCAAGAAGCTTTGCAGCTGAAAGCTCTTCTGTCACAGTTATTAGATCGACGGCTTTTCCTTTGTCGCTCAGCTGTAACATCATTTGAAAAATTTTCTGATGTGCCGCTCGGTAAAAATCATCAGGTATTAATATTTCTGATGCCATTGTAAGAGAAGATGGTTCCAAAAATATCGCACCTAAAACCGCCTGCTCAGCCTCTATATTTTGAGGAGGGAGACGGTCAGCATATAAATCATTCATTTATAGTAACCTCCCTTTGCTTCTTAGAGGAAATGATGAAAACTAGAAAAAATGTGACCAGTAAAACGGGTCACATTTTGTTAGCTACTCTATTTTATCATGAATATACCGAAATGGAACTTCCAAATTTAGTTTACTTCTTTTACGTGTACGTTTAAAGTAGCTTGAACTTCGGTATGAAGCTTTACTGGTACCTTTGTATAGCCTAAAGCACGGATCGCATCTTCTAGTTCAATTTTACGTTTGTCAATTTTAATATTATGCTTTTTCTGCAACTCTTCTGCGATTTGCTTACTAGTAATTGAACCAAAAAGTCGTCCACCTTCACCCGCTTTTGCACTTAATTCGACTGTGATTTTTTCAATCGTTTCTTTTAGTTTTTTTGCTTCAGCAAGCTCTTCAGCAGCTACCTTTTCTTGCTTCTTTTTCTGTCCCTCAAGGGTGCTAACATTTGTTGAATTTGCTTCTACTGCAAGTCCCTGTTTAATCAAGAAATTTTGTGCATACCCATCGGCAACATTTTTCACTTCACCTTTTTTTCCTTTTCCTTTTACGTCCTTCAAAAAGATTACTTTCATTCTTTCTTTCTCCCTTCCGTATACTCGTGAATGGCCGTTTGCAGTCTTTCTTCTGCTTCCTCAATCGTTACATCAGTCAGCTGTGTTGCTGCATTTGTTAAATGGCCTCCACCACCTAGATTCTCCATAATAATTTGGACGTTTACGTCACCTAACGACCTGGCACTAATTCCAACCGTTTGATCTGATCGCTTCGAAATAACAAATGACGCTTGAATTCCGTCCATTGTCAGCAGGGTATCTGCCGTTTGTGCAATTAATATTTGGTCGATCATCTGCGTGTTACTTCCCTTTGCAATGGCGATCCCTTTTTTATAAAAATATACCGTTTCAATCAATTTAGCACGTTTCAAATAAGAATCCACATCTTCTTTTAAAAACTTTTGTACAAGAACCGTATCGGCCCCTTGTCCTCTTAAATAAGACGCTGCATCAAAGGTTCTAGCTCCCGTTCGAAGAGTAAAGCTTTTGGTATCAACGATAATACCAGCTAAAAGAGCTGTTGCTTCCAGCATATCAATCTTTCCCCGTTTTGGCTGATATTCTAATAACTCGGTAACGAGCTCTGCTGTAGAGGACGCATATGGCTCCATATAAACAAGAAGCGGACTTTGGATGAAATCTTCTCCTCTTCTATGATGATCAATTACCACAACATGATCAATTTTTGATAATAAACGCTCTTCAATAACTAATGATGGTTTATGTGTATCTACGACCACTAAAAGCGTATCCTCCGTGGCAAGCTCTAGAGCCTGTTCTGGTGTCACAAAACGTTCAAACAATGATTCATGCTTTTTGATTTCCTCTAACAATCTTTGAACACCGGTATCAATATCGTTTGGATTTAAGACGATATAAGCATCACGCTCATTCATTTGGGCAACCTTTTGTATACCTATTGAAGCTCCAATAGCGTCCATATCCGGACTTTTATGCCCCATAATGATGACCTTGTCGCTTTCTGTAACAAGCTCCTTAAGAGCATGCGAAATGACCCTAGCACGTACTCTTGTCCGTTTTTCAACAGGATTCGTTTTTCCACCATAAAACTTTACCTTACCATTGGTTAACTTAATCGCCACCTGGTCGCCACCACGACCTAGCGCTAAATCAAGACTTGATTGTGCTAACGAGCCTAACTCTGGCAGGGAGGAGACACCAGAACCTACTCCTATACTCAAGGTTAATGGAACATTTTGCTTTGAAGTCGTTTCTCTCACATCATCAAGGACAGAAAACTTTCCTTTCTCGAGCAATTGCATGATATTTTCATTGAATACAGCAATAAAGCGTTCAGATGTTATTCTTTTAAGGAACACTCCATTTTCCTGTGCCCACTTATTTAAAATAGATGTAACAAGGCTATTCAAACTACTTCTTGTCTGATCTTCCATCCCTTGCGTTAATTCATCATAATTATCTAAGAAAATAATTGCAATGACGGTTCGTTCATCTTCATATAACTTTTCAATTTCTGTTTGTTCCGTTACATCAAAGAAGTACAACAGTCTTTCCTCAGGACGGTGAATGACTCTAAATTTACGCTCATGAATCGTGATGATTTCGGTTTCAACATCTTGCTTGATTAAAGGAATAAGTGATTCACCCACATCATAGAGCGACCTACCAACCAGTGTATCCTCTTCAAAGCATGAAGCTAAGAACGGGTTCGTCCACTCGATATAGTAGTCATCATTAATTAACATAATACCGATTGGCATTTCCATGAGCGCTTCCTCGCCCACTTTTTTTACTCGATAGGACAATGTAGTTATGTATTCTTCCATTTCTTTTCTTTGTTTTCTTTCAAGCTGAAAGATATAGAAAAAGGGAAGGAATGCTACTATTAATCCGATTAAGCCTAGTAACCAATTGTACATAGCAATTAATCCGAGAAGCAC from Robertmurraya sp. FSL R5-0851 includes the following:
- the dnaB gene encoding replicative DNA helicase, translated to MNDLYADRLPPQNIEAEQAVLGAIFLEPSSLTMASEILIPDDFYRAAHQKIFQMMLQLSDKGKAVDLITVTEELSAAKLLEDTGGVSYLSELAGSVPTAANIEYYAKIVEEKSLLRRLIRTATTIATDGYTREDEVEVLLGEAEKSILEVSGRKNAGAFHNIKDVLVRTYDNIEIMNNRVGEVTGLATGFSELDRMTAGFQRNDLIIVGARPSVGKTAFALNIAQNVASKTGENIAIFSLEMGAEQLVMRLLCAEGNIDAQRLRTGSLTDEDWGKLTMAMGSLSNAGIFIDDTPGVRITDIRSKCRRLKQEHGLGMILIDYLQLILGSGRSGENRQQEVSEISRSLKALARELKVPVIALSQLSRGVEQRQDKRPMMSDIRESGSIEQDADVIAFLYRDDYYDRESESKNIIEIIIAKQRNGPTGTVSLAFVKEYNKFVNLERRFDDNGVPPGA
- the rplI gene encoding 50S ribosomal protein L9; this translates as MKVIFLKDVKGKGKKGEVKNVADGYAQNFLIKQGLAVEANSTNVSTLEGQKKKQEKVAAEELAEAKKLKETIEKITVELSAKAGEGGRLFGSITSKQIAEELQKKHNIKIDKRKIELEDAIRALGYTKVPVKLHTEVQATLNVHVKEVN
- a CDS encoding DHH family phosphoesterase produces the protein MPSYLEKRSIRYPIYALIAITVVLLGLIAMYNWLLGLIGLIVAFLPFFYIFQLERKQRKEMEEYITTLSYRVKKVGEEALMEMPIGIMLINDDYYIEWTNPFLASCFEEDTLVGRSLYDVGESLIPLIKQDVETEIITIHERKFRVIHRPEERLLYFFDVTEQTEIEKLYEDERTVIAIIFLDNYDELTQGMEDQTRSSLNSLVTSILNKWAQENGVFLKRITSERFIAVFNENIMQLLEKGKFSVLDDVRETTSKQNVPLTLSIGVGSGVSSLPELGSLAQSSLDLALGRGGDQVAIKLTNGKVKFYGGKTNPVEKRTRVRARVISHALKELVTESDKVIIMGHKSPDMDAIGASIGIQKVAQMNERDAYIVLNPNDIDTGVQRLLEEIKKHESLFERFVTPEQALELATEDTLLVVVDTHKPSLVIEERLLSKIDHVVVIDHHRRGEDFIQSPLLVYMEPYASSTAELVTELLEYQPKRGKIDMLEATALLAGIIVDTKSFTLRTGARTFDAASYLRGQGADTVLVQKFLKEDVDSYLKRAKLIETVYFYKKGIAIAKGSNTQMIDQILIAQTADTLLTMDGIQASFVISKRSDQTVGISARSLGDVNVQIIMENLGGGGHLTNAATQLTDVTIEEAEERLQTAIHEYTEGRKKE